The following coding sequences lie in one Capsicum annuum cultivar UCD-10X-F1 chromosome 5, UCD10Xv1.1, whole genome shotgun sequence genomic window:
- the LOC107870707 gene encoding putative zinc finger protein At1g68190 isoform X1: MLCSNTRFWPSELEQLFRGSFAFVKMEMEKTCEFCMLLKPVVYCEADAAHLCLSCDAKVHSANALSNRHPRTLVCEPCAHNLAYIRCSDHQMFMCRDCDRRHHDLSSQHQRKVITSYMGSPSAKDLAALWGFGLKDLENNAPPDQFISLSNGRVNGAKVTPKFVKRSHSSTGGPSSVSELNFTGPVVSAEAEVGSTSNHTKALSLRRRRENTSLILQQILDLERLQLTEGSNNLKNGDSQNNVSSLKNCTSWEMHNKFDRLQSSLDLGPELLDWGSTHESPLSESFPLPLPDGDSFWECKSPVQSSQLWPQNLQDLGAYAELERFDNSNMPDVDLTFQNFEELFGEEQDLNNTLLEEDMTCSSMENDSSIDRSDYSFVKRVKDISTASSVRTGKSTHFGQGHGEHIPTIKDCPPPIRTNFSLLSFSASRLSSESSGNEYLDSPAANEQEVSCNSQLDSKENLLAMHKEKKKARLSVFRYEKQARNTPRRARTNLKKQSIRGQVLKVHCYQSDALNMSRSF; encoded by the exons ATGTTGTGTTCCAATACCAGATTCTGGCCAAGTGAATTAG AACAACTATTTCGAGGGTCATTCGCATTTGTAAAGATGGAAATGGAGAAAACATGTGAATTTTGCATGTTACTGAAGCCAGTGGTGTATTGTGAGGCTGATGCAGCACACCTTTGTCTTTCCTGTGATGCTAAGGTTCATTCAGCTAATGCCCTCTCTAACCGGCATCCACGTACCCTTGTTTGCGAGCCCTGTGCACACAACCTGGCTTATATTCGATGTTCGGATCATCAAATGTTCATGTGTCGTGATTGTGACCGCCGCCATCATGATCTGTCTTCTCAACACCAGAGAAAAGTGATCACTAGTTATATGGGGTCTCCTTCTGCAAAAGATTTGGCAGCATTGTGGGGTTTTGGCTTGAAAGATTTGGAAAATAATGCTCCACCAGATCAGTTCATCTCATTGTCTAATGGAAGAGTAAATGGAGCTAAGGTCACTCCAAAATTTGTTAAACGGTCTCACTCGTCAACTGGGGGCCCTTCCTCAGTTTCTGAACTTAACTTCACAGGTCCTGTTGTCTCTGCAGAAGCAGAAGTGGGATCAACTAGTAACCACACTAAG GCATTATCCTTGCGGAGACGGAGGGAGAACACTTCTCTCATTCTACAGCAGATCCTTGACTTGGAAAGACTTCAGCTGACTGAGGGCAGTAACAATTTAAAAAATGGAGATAGTCAAAATAATGTTTCTTCATTGAAAAATTGTACATCATGGGAAATGCATAACAAATTTGATCGCTTGCAGAGTTCACTTGATCTTGGCCCTGAACTTCTGGATTGGGGAAGTACTCATGAAAGTCCACTTTCTGAATCTTTTCCATTACCGTTGCCAGATGGAGATTCATTCTGGGAATGTAAAAGTCCGGTTCAGAGTAGTCAG CTTTGGCCTCAAAATCTGCAAGATCTAGGAGCTTATGCTGAACTAGAACGTTTCGATAATTCCAATATGCCTGATGTTGATTTGACCTTCCAAAACTTTGAAGAACTCTTCGGCGAGGAGCAAGATCTGAACAACACACTGCTTGAGGAAGATATGACATGCTCATCTATGGAGAATGATTCATCGATCGATAGATCAGATTACAGCTTTGTCAAGAGGGTTAAG GACATATCAACAGCTTCATCGGTCCGTACAGGAAAGTCAACTCACTTTGGCCAAGGCCACGGTGAGCACATTCCCACTATCAAGGATTGTCCTCCACCAATTAGAACAAACTTTTCGTTGTTGTCCTTTTCAGCATCAAGGCTGAGCAGTGAAAGCAGTGGTAATGAGTATCTGGATTCACCTGCTGCCAACGAGCAGGAGGTTTCATGCAATTCACAGTTGGACAGTAAAGAAAATCTATTAGCAATgcacaaagaaaaaaagaaggctCGGCT TTCTGTATTCAGGTATGAGAAACAAGCTCGGAATACACCTCGAAGAGCTAGGACTAACTTAAAAAAGCAGTCGATAAGAGGGCAGGTCCTAAAGGTGCACTGTTATCAATCAGATGCACTT
- the LOC107870707 gene encoding putative zinc finger protein At1g68190 isoform X3 — translation MEMEKTCEFCMLLKPVVYCEADAAHLCLSCDAKVHSANALSNRHPRTLVCEPCAHNLAYIRCSDHQMFMCRDCDRRHHDLSSQHQRKVITSYMGSPSAKDLAALWGFGLKDLENNAPPDQFISLSNGRVNGAKVTPKFVKRSHSSTGGPSSVSELNFTGPVVSAEAEVGSTSNHTKALSLRRRRENTSLILQQILDLERLQLTEGSNNLKNGDSQNNVSSLKNCTSWEMHNKFDRLQSSLDLGPELLDWGSTHESPLSESFPLPLPDGDSFWECKSPVQSSQLWPQNLQDLGAYAELERFDNSNMPDVDLTFQNFEELFGEEQDLNNTLLEEDMTCSSMENDSSIDRSDYSFVKRVKDISTASSVRTGKSTHFGQGHGEHIPTIKDCPPPIRTNFSLLSFSASRLSSESSGNEYLDSPAANEQEVSCNSQLDSKENLLAMHKEKKKARLSVFRYEKQARNTPRRARTNLKKQSIRGQVLKVHCYQSDALNMSRSF, via the exons ATGGAAATGGAGAAAACATGTGAATTTTGCATGTTACTGAAGCCAGTGGTGTATTGTGAGGCTGATGCAGCACACCTTTGTCTTTCCTGTGATGCTAAGGTTCATTCAGCTAATGCCCTCTCTAACCGGCATCCACGTACCCTTGTTTGCGAGCCCTGTGCACACAACCTGGCTTATATTCGATGTTCGGATCATCAAATGTTCATGTGTCGTGATTGTGACCGCCGCCATCATGATCTGTCTTCTCAACACCAGAGAAAAGTGATCACTAGTTATATGGGGTCTCCTTCTGCAAAAGATTTGGCAGCATTGTGGGGTTTTGGCTTGAAAGATTTGGAAAATAATGCTCCACCAGATCAGTTCATCTCATTGTCTAATGGAAGAGTAAATGGAGCTAAGGTCACTCCAAAATTTGTTAAACGGTCTCACTCGTCAACTGGGGGCCCTTCCTCAGTTTCTGAACTTAACTTCACAGGTCCTGTTGTCTCTGCAGAAGCAGAAGTGGGATCAACTAGTAACCACACTAAG GCATTATCCTTGCGGAGACGGAGGGAGAACACTTCTCTCATTCTACAGCAGATCCTTGACTTGGAAAGACTTCAGCTGACTGAGGGCAGTAACAATTTAAAAAATGGAGATAGTCAAAATAATGTTTCTTCATTGAAAAATTGTACATCATGGGAAATGCATAACAAATTTGATCGCTTGCAGAGTTCACTTGATCTTGGCCCTGAACTTCTGGATTGGGGAAGTACTCATGAAAGTCCACTTTCTGAATCTTTTCCATTACCGTTGCCAGATGGAGATTCATTCTGGGAATGTAAAAGTCCGGTTCAGAGTAGTCAG CTTTGGCCTCAAAATCTGCAAGATCTAGGAGCTTATGCTGAACTAGAACGTTTCGATAATTCCAATATGCCTGATGTTGATTTGACCTTCCAAAACTTTGAAGAACTCTTCGGCGAGGAGCAAGATCTGAACAACACACTGCTTGAGGAAGATATGACATGCTCATCTATGGAGAATGATTCATCGATCGATAGATCAGATTACAGCTTTGTCAAGAGGGTTAAG GACATATCAACAGCTTCATCGGTCCGTACAGGAAAGTCAACTCACTTTGGCCAAGGCCACGGTGAGCACATTCCCACTATCAAGGATTGTCCTCCACCAATTAGAACAAACTTTTCGTTGTTGTCCTTTTCAGCATCAAGGCTGAGCAGTGAAAGCAGTGGTAATGAGTATCTGGATTCACCTGCTGCCAACGAGCAGGAGGTTTCATGCAATTCACAGTTGGACAGTAAAGAAAATCTATTAGCAATgcacaaagaaaaaaagaaggctCGGCT TTCTGTATTCAGGTATGAGAAACAAGCTCGGAATACACCTCGAAGAGCTAGGACTAACTTAAAAAAGCAGTCGATAAGAGGGCAGGTCCTAAAGGTGCACTGTTATCAATCAGATGCACTT
- the LOC107870707 gene encoding putative zinc finger protein At1g68190 isoform X4, with product MEMEKTCEFCMLLKPVVYCEADAAHLCLSCDAKVHSANALSNRHPRTLVCEPCAHNLAYIRCSDHQMFMCRDCDRRHHDLSSQHQRKVITSYMGSPSAKDLAALWGFGLKDLENNAPPDQFISLSNGRVNGAKVTPKFVKRSHSSTGGPSSVSELNFTGPVVSAEAEVGSTSNHTKALSLRRRRENTSLILQQILDLERLQLTEGSNNLKNGDSQNNVSSLKNCTSWEMHNKFDRLQSSLDLGPELLDWGSTHESPLSESFPLPLPDGDSFWECKSPVQSSQLWPQNLQDLGAYAELERFDNSNMPDVDLTFQNFEELFGEEQDLNNTLLEEDMTCSSMENDSSIDRSDYSFVKRVKDISTASSVRTGKSTHFGQGHGEHIPTIKDCPPPIRTNFSLLSFSASRLSSESSGNEYLDSPAANEQEVSCNSQLDSKENLLAMHKEKKKARLYEKQARNTPRRARTNLKKQSIRGQVLKVHCYQSDALNMSRSF from the exons ATGGAAATGGAGAAAACATGTGAATTTTGCATGTTACTGAAGCCAGTGGTGTATTGTGAGGCTGATGCAGCACACCTTTGTCTTTCCTGTGATGCTAAGGTTCATTCAGCTAATGCCCTCTCTAACCGGCATCCACGTACCCTTGTTTGCGAGCCCTGTGCACACAACCTGGCTTATATTCGATGTTCGGATCATCAAATGTTCATGTGTCGTGATTGTGACCGCCGCCATCATGATCTGTCTTCTCAACACCAGAGAAAAGTGATCACTAGTTATATGGGGTCTCCTTCTGCAAAAGATTTGGCAGCATTGTGGGGTTTTGGCTTGAAAGATTTGGAAAATAATGCTCCACCAGATCAGTTCATCTCATTGTCTAATGGAAGAGTAAATGGAGCTAAGGTCACTCCAAAATTTGTTAAACGGTCTCACTCGTCAACTGGGGGCCCTTCCTCAGTTTCTGAACTTAACTTCACAGGTCCTGTTGTCTCTGCAGAAGCAGAAGTGGGATCAACTAGTAACCACACTAAG GCATTATCCTTGCGGAGACGGAGGGAGAACACTTCTCTCATTCTACAGCAGATCCTTGACTTGGAAAGACTTCAGCTGACTGAGGGCAGTAACAATTTAAAAAATGGAGATAGTCAAAATAATGTTTCTTCATTGAAAAATTGTACATCATGGGAAATGCATAACAAATTTGATCGCTTGCAGAGTTCACTTGATCTTGGCCCTGAACTTCTGGATTGGGGAAGTACTCATGAAAGTCCACTTTCTGAATCTTTTCCATTACCGTTGCCAGATGGAGATTCATTCTGGGAATGTAAAAGTCCGGTTCAGAGTAGTCAG CTTTGGCCTCAAAATCTGCAAGATCTAGGAGCTTATGCTGAACTAGAACGTTTCGATAATTCCAATATGCCTGATGTTGATTTGACCTTCCAAAACTTTGAAGAACTCTTCGGCGAGGAGCAAGATCTGAACAACACACTGCTTGAGGAAGATATGACATGCTCATCTATGGAGAATGATTCATCGATCGATAGATCAGATTACAGCTTTGTCAAGAGGGTTAAG GACATATCAACAGCTTCATCGGTCCGTACAGGAAAGTCAACTCACTTTGGCCAAGGCCACGGTGAGCACATTCCCACTATCAAGGATTGTCCTCCACCAATTAGAACAAACTTTTCGTTGTTGTCCTTTTCAGCATCAAGGCTGAGCAGTGAAAGCAGTGGTAATGAGTATCTGGATTCACCTGCTGCCAACGAGCAGGAGGTTTCATGCAATTCACAGTTGGACAGTAAAGAAAATCTATTAGCAATgcacaaagaaaaaaagaaggctCGGCT GTATGAGAAACAAGCTCGGAATACACCTCGAAGAGCTAGGACTAACTTAAAAAAGCAGTCGATAAGAGGGCAGGTCCTAAAGGTGCACTGTTATCAATCAGATGCACTT
- the LOC107870707 gene encoding putative zinc finger protein At1g68190 isoform X2 — MLCSNTRFWPSELEQLFRGSFAFVKMEMEKTCEFCMLLKPVVYCEADAAHLCLSCDAKVHSANALSNRHPRTLVCEPCAHNLAYIRCSDHQMFMCRDCDRRHHDLSSQHQRKVITSYMGSPSAKDLAALWGFGLKDLENNAPPDQFISLSNGRVNGAKVTPKFVKRSHSSTGGPSSVSELNFTGPVVSAEAEVGSTSNHTKALSLRRRRENTSLILQQILDLERLQLTEGSNNLKNGDSQNNVSSLKNCTSWEMHNKFDRLQSSLDLGPELLDWGSTHESPLSESFPLPLPDGDSFWECKSPVQSSQLWPQNLQDLGAYAELERFDNSNMPDVDLTFQNFEELFGEEQDLNNTLLEEDMTCSSMENDSSIDRSDYSFVKRVKDISTASSVRTGKSTHFGQGHGEHIPTIKDCPPPIRTNFSLLSFSASRLSSESSGNEYLDSPAANEQEVSCNSQLDSKENLLAMHKEKKKARLYEKQARNTPRRARTNLKKQSIRGQVLKVHCYQSDALNMSRSF, encoded by the exons ATGTTGTGTTCCAATACCAGATTCTGGCCAAGTGAATTAG AACAACTATTTCGAGGGTCATTCGCATTTGTAAAGATGGAAATGGAGAAAACATGTGAATTTTGCATGTTACTGAAGCCAGTGGTGTATTGTGAGGCTGATGCAGCACACCTTTGTCTTTCCTGTGATGCTAAGGTTCATTCAGCTAATGCCCTCTCTAACCGGCATCCACGTACCCTTGTTTGCGAGCCCTGTGCACACAACCTGGCTTATATTCGATGTTCGGATCATCAAATGTTCATGTGTCGTGATTGTGACCGCCGCCATCATGATCTGTCTTCTCAACACCAGAGAAAAGTGATCACTAGTTATATGGGGTCTCCTTCTGCAAAAGATTTGGCAGCATTGTGGGGTTTTGGCTTGAAAGATTTGGAAAATAATGCTCCACCAGATCAGTTCATCTCATTGTCTAATGGAAGAGTAAATGGAGCTAAGGTCACTCCAAAATTTGTTAAACGGTCTCACTCGTCAACTGGGGGCCCTTCCTCAGTTTCTGAACTTAACTTCACAGGTCCTGTTGTCTCTGCAGAAGCAGAAGTGGGATCAACTAGTAACCACACTAAG GCATTATCCTTGCGGAGACGGAGGGAGAACACTTCTCTCATTCTACAGCAGATCCTTGACTTGGAAAGACTTCAGCTGACTGAGGGCAGTAACAATTTAAAAAATGGAGATAGTCAAAATAATGTTTCTTCATTGAAAAATTGTACATCATGGGAAATGCATAACAAATTTGATCGCTTGCAGAGTTCACTTGATCTTGGCCCTGAACTTCTGGATTGGGGAAGTACTCATGAAAGTCCACTTTCTGAATCTTTTCCATTACCGTTGCCAGATGGAGATTCATTCTGGGAATGTAAAAGTCCGGTTCAGAGTAGTCAG CTTTGGCCTCAAAATCTGCAAGATCTAGGAGCTTATGCTGAACTAGAACGTTTCGATAATTCCAATATGCCTGATGTTGATTTGACCTTCCAAAACTTTGAAGAACTCTTCGGCGAGGAGCAAGATCTGAACAACACACTGCTTGAGGAAGATATGACATGCTCATCTATGGAGAATGATTCATCGATCGATAGATCAGATTACAGCTTTGTCAAGAGGGTTAAG GACATATCAACAGCTTCATCGGTCCGTACAGGAAAGTCAACTCACTTTGGCCAAGGCCACGGTGAGCACATTCCCACTATCAAGGATTGTCCTCCACCAATTAGAACAAACTTTTCGTTGTTGTCCTTTTCAGCATCAAGGCTGAGCAGTGAAAGCAGTGGTAATGAGTATCTGGATTCACCTGCTGCCAACGAGCAGGAGGTTTCATGCAATTCACAGTTGGACAGTAAAGAAAATCTATTAGCAATgcacaaagaaaaaaagaaggctCGGCT GTATGAGAAACAAGCTCGGAATACACCTCGAAGAGCTAGGACTAACTTAAAAAAGCAGTCGATAAGAGGGCAGGTCCTAAAGGTGCACTGTTATCAATCAGATGCACTT